One genomic region from Enoplosus armatus isolate fEnoArm2 chromosome 17, fEnoArm2.hap1, whole genome shotgun sequence encodes:
- the mcoln1b gene encoding mucolipin-1b yields the protein MASSSYTCIQDSATEKDRLLSSVASYGPRDLLGGGSTRPTSLQQQEEEEEEEALRRKLKYFFMSPCDKYHAKGRKPFKLGLQLLKIIIVTVQLVLFGLSNQMVVTFKEENTAAFKHLFLKGYRDNAPQAVHTQKELYSHIGFAIEQYLALPQISLGRYAYVLGVGVNGSALSLCQRYYRKGTIDPVNDTFDIDPHVVTDCIGVNPLTYSSAPGNSDYKNVTLKFYKLINVTIDFQLKAINIQTIINNEIPDCYTFAITIVMDNRAHSGKVKIRLQNQASIKECKDPNVSGHAESYAREFFDVLVAFVCLLSLLLCGRSILRGILLQHEYVQFFKHKLGRSVCWGDRMEFINGWYLLLIVSDMFTIIGSFIKIGIESKTLSSYDMCGILLGTSTLLVWVGVIRYLSFFQKYNILIVTLRAAFPNVIRFCCCAAAIYLGYCFCGWIVLGPYHAKFRSLSMVSECLFSLINGDDMFVTFAEMEQSGTLVWIFSQVYLYSFISLFIYMVLSLFIALITGAYDTIMAQTQEQVRVSDLHTFIAACTDTPSSGKFRGPEGSSCSFLCCCDW from the exons ATGGCATCCTCAAGTTACACCTGCATCCAAGACAGCGCCACAG AGAAGGACCGGCTCCTCTCCTCCGTGGCCAGCTATGGACCCCGGGACCTCCTTGGGGGTGGGAGCACCCGTCCCACTAGTCTG cagcagcaggaggaagaggaggaggaggaggccctgAGGAGGAAGCTCAAGTACTTCTTCATGAGCCCTTGTGACAAGTATCACGCCAAGGGACGCAAGCCTTTCAAACTGGGCCTGCAGCTGCTCAAAATCATCATTGTGACCGTGCAG TTGGTGCTGTTTGGACTGAGCAACCAGATGGTGGTGACCTTTAAAGAGGAAAACACGGCGGCATTCAAGCACCTTTTCCTGAAGGGTTACCGGGACAACGCTCCTCAGGCCGTGCACACGCAGAAGGAACTGTACAGCCACATCGGCTTTGCCATTGAGCAG TACCTGGCTCTGCCTCAGATCTCACTGGGACGGTATGCGTACGTGTTGGGCGTCGGCGTGAACGGCAGTGCGCTCTCCCTCTGCCAGAGGTACTACAGGAAGGGCACCATCGACCCCGTCAACGACACCTTTGACATCGATCCCCATGTTGTCACCG ACTGCATTGGAGTGAATCCACTGACTTATAGTTCTGCTCCGGGCAACAGTGACTACAAGAATGTCACTCTGAAGTTTTACAA GCTGATCAACGTAACTATTGACTTCCAGCTGAAGGCCATCAACATTCAGACCATTATAAACAATGAAATCCCTGACTGCTACACCTTTGCTATCACG ATCGTCATGGATAACAGGGCGCACAGCGGCAAAGTTAAGATCCGTCTACAGAACCAGGCCTCCATAAAGGAGTGTAAAGACCCCAACGTGTCCGGACACG CGGAGAGCTATGCGCGGGAGTTCTTTGACGTGCTGGTGGCGTTCGTCTGCCTGCTGTCCCTGCTGCTGTGCGGGCGCTCCATCCTCCGAGGCATCCTCCTGCAGCAC GAGTACGTGCAGTTCTTCAAACACAAGCTTGGCCGCAGTGTGTGCTGGGGAGACAGAATGGAGTTCATCAACGGCTGGTATCTTCTGCTCATCGTCAGCGACATGTTCACCATCATCGGCAGCTTCATCAAAATCGGGATCGAGTCCAAG ACCTTGTCCTCATATGACATGTGCGGAATCCTACTGGGGACCTCCACTCTGCTGGTGTGGGTGGGAGTCATCCGCTACCTCAGCTTCTTTCAGAAATACAAC ATCTTGATTGTGACTCTAAGAGCTGCTTTTCCTAATGTCATCCgcttctgctgctgtgcagCTGCCATTTATTTGGGATATTGCTTCTGTGGATGGATTGTGCTGGGGCCCTATCATGCCAAG TTTCGCTCCCTGTCCATGGTGTCCGAGTGCCTGTTCTCTCTGATCAACGGCGACGACATGTTTGTGACGTTCGCCGAGATGGAGCAAAGCGGCACACTGGTGTGGATCTTCAGCCAGGTCTACCTGTACAGCTTCATATCCCTCTTCATCTACATGGTGCTGTCCCTCTTCATTGCACTCATCACCGGAGCCTACGACACCATTATG
- the LOC139299720 gene encoding trafficking protein particle complex subunit 5-like translates to MDTRFTRGKSNILERPLTRPKTEVSLSTFALLFSEMVQYCQSRVYSVSELQTRLADMGQSVGASLLDVLVLREKNGKRETKVLNMLLFIKVNVWKSLFGKEADKLEQANDDDKTYYIIEKEPLINAYISVPKENSSLNCAAFTAGIVEAILTHSGFPAKVTAHWHKGTTLMIKFNESVIARDKALDGR, encoded by the exons ATGGACACCCGGTTCACTCGAGGGAAATCCAACATCTTGGAGCGACCCCTGACCCGACCCAAGACTGAAGTCAGCTTGAGCACGTTTGCCCTCCTGTTCTCCGAGATGGTCCAGTACTGTCAGAGCCGCGTGTACTCCGTGTCCGAGTTGCAGACTCGCCTGGCCGACATGGGCCAGAGTGTGGGAGCCAGCCTGCTGGACGTACTGGTGCTGAGAGAGAAGAACGGGAAGAGGGAGACCAAAGTGCTGAATATGCTGCTCTTCATCAAG gTCAATGTCTGGAAGTCTTTGTTCGGGAAGGAGGCTGACAAGCTGGAGCAGGCCAACGACGATGACAAGACTTATTACATCATAGAAAAGGAGCCACTCATCAATGCGTACATCTCTGTGCCCAAGGAGAACAGCAGCTTGAACTGCGCCGCCTTCACGGCCGGCATCGTGGAGGCCATCCTCACACACAGCGGCTTCCCCGCCAAGGTCACCGCCCACTGGCACAAAGGCACCACGCTGATGATAAAGTTTAACGAGTCCGTCATAGCCAGGGACAAGGCTCTGGATGGCAGATAA
- the pglyrp6 gene encoding peptidoglycan recognition protein 6 codes for MDKGSWKWTLVLVVVLVSTYAEASWHMDDFIKAVKQVEDGNPGSEPVAVLRRLRRAAGLNDAFIQHFLGNADSGGPEMDASLSVYVSKAVHHTVTDDAREEGVVLTSDGTTVALTPLLLGIEAGFLSKSRGRVRGLYQLTLAKDLDLSVRHSSPLPQLLGPDGCWDSVTAPQVFTLLDSPSLLTTAQVNGGMDGAVLGMEVSAKSRRPIKLSRLLTEYYCHQLEGQGLDASPRLISRRRRENFRGLVAPPVLVRQVVKSVELQRRLKGHSKMDAKKKTQLTAVVKDGVREFVHKYMDCPPIIPRCMWGAEPYRGTPTNLSLPLSFMYIHHTHTPSQPCLTFQQCSADMRSMQRFHQEDRGWDDIGYSFVAGSDGYLYEGRGWLWRGAHTLGHNSIGYGVSFIGDYATRLPSQHSMGLVRDQLASCAVGGGRLVANFTLQGHRQVVNTTCPGDALYNEIKGWEHFGEVKK; via the exons ATGGATAAAGGCAGCTGGAAATGGACCCTGGTCCTGGTTGTGGTCTTGGTCAGCACGTATGCAGAAG CTTCCTGGCACATGGATGACTTCATCAAGGCGGTGAAGCAGGTGGAAGACGGGAACCCCGGGTCAGAGCCAGTGGCAGTGTTGAGGAGGCTGCGCAGGGCAGCTGGCCTTAATGATGCATTCATTCAGCACTTCCTCGGCAACGCCGACTCTGGTGGTCCTGAAATGGACGCCAGCCTCTCAGTTTACGTTAGCAAGGCTGTGCATCACACGGTGACAGACGATGCGAGAGAGGAAGGCGTGGTCCTGACTTCTGATGGCACGACTGTTGCCCTCACGCCGCTCCTCCTGGGCATCGAGGCCGGCTTCCTCTCCAAGTCTAGGGGGCGTGTTCGGGGCCTGTACCAGCTCACTCTGGCCAAAGACCTGGACCTCTCTGTCAGGCACAGCTCTCCTCTCCCCCAGCTTCTGGGACCTGACGGCTGCTGGGACAGCGTAACCGCCCCACAAGTCTTCACCCTCTTGGACAGCCCCTCTCTGCTCACCACCGCTCAGGTCAACGGAGGCATGGACGGCGCGGTTCTAGGGATGGAGGTCTCTGCCAAATCCAGACGTCCCATCAAGCTGAGCCGTCTGCTGACAGAGTACTACTGCCACCAGCTGGAAGGCCAAGGACTGGACGCCTCCCCGCGCCTCATCAGCCGACGCCGCAGGGAGAACTTCAGAGGGCTGGTCGCCCCTCCGGTGCTGGTCAGGCAGGTGGTGAAATCAGTGGAGCTGCAGCGGAGACTGAAGGGGCACTCAAAGATGGACGCGAAGAAGAAGACGCAGCTGACGGCTGTGGTGAAAGACGGAGTGAGAGAGTTTGTTCATAAGTACATGG ATTGCCCACCCATCATACCTCGCTGCATGTGGGGTGCGGAGCCATACAGAGGAACCCCCACCAacctgtctcttcctctctccttcatgtACAtccaccacacccacacacccagcCAGCCCTGTCTGACCTTCCAGCAGTGCTCTGCAGACATGCGCTCCATGCAGCGCTTCCACCAGGAGGACAGAGGCTGGGATGACATAGGATACAG CTTCGTCGCAGGCTCTGACGGGTACCTGTACGAGGGCCGAGGCTGGCTCTGGCGGGGGGCCCACACCCTCGGACACAACTCCATAGGCTACGGCGTCTCCTTCATCGGGGACTACGCCACCCGTCTGCCCTCCCAGCATTCCATGGGGCTGGTGAGAGATCAGCTGGCGTCCTGCGCTGTTGGCGGTGGGCGACTGGTGGCCAACTTCACCCTGCAGGGGCACAGACAGGTGGTGAACACTACCTGCCCCGGAGACGCTCTCTATAATGAGATCAAAGGCTGGGAACACTTTGGG gaggtgaagaaatga
- the wizb gene encoding protein Wiz has product MEPEGRPLTPGTSYGPPPFNSAQNPVTPTFLSCTLQSSCSPNVRDGPMSAKCLWGHAGGEGPERTEGAHPSADPGRSAQRRFRSSAFPSSLSWDSDSEKETLDEEELQHFSNPHGLAAHSPGSPSSGLRLDSEDDQEPEKLQHLHSKTDVPTPVEGHSDNNESTKTGEPNTSQRGPTELADSKVWNVSEGAELFLSKVKPKEGCQMEEEADSSEGEKRPKGKETKQPERDVYSFPGDSDPESPPPAPWAHCTFIQRCRKKRVLLRPFSGLGTLKRILPETGKRARASPQKSKSAEPGPLSRGGGVYDFEEVNFGVEEPIKFRDKEGKRGKEEEEEEEEEESVPGKEIFTCVECSIYFKKQVHLQEHIAEHCQSGAGGGRRLGKGGRFRCVECGWNLPNRLALADHHRRHQESRLKILEEIEKLNENGREIQNLDSKVVKHTSPDPAIMQDASSVSIPGKMSDPEIVTSPPLSPAPVSTPDADPAVLDSEATPPNSVRTPAQPRAVSAYRRRFVCTKCNFSTRTSQALANHTKTHNRKKPTLQADSPSPGSASRLASTSLACGHCAFLTSSQTVMREHQKLVHPEQVSISGAQADVGARISKSTLDPDHLSGSGSLPDAAQSKSQQGATASEDSTTPDSAAARPTMQAVFKCVGNRRFSRRGKTWTDLAKFLPRLDDDKLPGSEEEERDEDQSTELDAERSQQGASSPVGVKPHTRARSNTDDCSAQQSATLLLPPKKSVKDEDELEVEKDGKVFFLRRSNRVTAPPAETDSDDDDDDIDEERVRRFLSEGILGEDDDEIDEDAEALKSVERRCPYCPDRFHNGIGLANHVRGHLNRVGVSYNVRHFISPEEVNAIEKKFSYQKKKKKVANFDPDTFSVMHCEFCSAGFDTRAGLSSHARAHLRDFGITNWDVTISPIHILRELFSSRPDLVIPTAPPRSLGSPREEGDEEEEEEREIEEEGEGIVEVKLEGETSERTPSAAVSDSPPSASPQQCKEEDGAEECGGEEEEAAEEEDEEDLQQLPAPDGLSSSPGKTGPCGADTGGLSPGEDADSKVHNLKCEVCGAQFETRRGLSSHARSHLRQLGIGVSESSGAPIDLLYQIAKERSTDSQISSPPLEPLSAKNSSPSVPQKDEDLEDMDLDEKPIPLSILAKAAKAAPPSSSSTPTPSPGASPAPPHSGSPSSVVRKAPISSLLPVSSPLRSPEHKAGGMKSLTSNLSAPATLTATKPLWAPQENDAPLNLTLEVDPNKDIVCQLCGAWFETRKGLSSHARAHLRHFGVEYSESKGSPIDLLNQLIDTDDFKHKASALQLDSHARPRTDRHFSSPKQSLLSISSSSSSSLLYKVTTAGGGSTSKATSSSASSLLGPPAKRLKSSSMRVFRLSSGELMALPHSEPPKEIGCEFCGEYFENRKGLSSHARSHLRQMGITEWSVNGSPIDTLREIITRRGLPCALPLKPLKTPPPSSPGPPRSPVSTSSSPSATLLSRLPFAFARPSSPPQPAMSKSSSAPPTSSSGLILKLKPEPVQLEVTTPAAVGRSAGFSGEPLNWGSSDNVFPLNLAMAHEVEPTRDIRCEFCGEYFENRKGLSSHARSHLRQMGITEWSVNGSPIDTLREVMHKRGVGAPSHSDQGVKKESSQGANSPPWENAGGTGSSDGLGVSGYHSSKFRKSPLSLLQSGSRLHKQGLGCAGTSATPPAGKFFRMSPLGKRPLSEEAHSVETAHSPPHQLKTFSPLPHDFSFKRKPSPDKHGHQDPSCELCGFYFENRKALASHARAHLRQFGVTEWCVNGSPIETLSAWMRSRPQKVLEMHRSYMQGSRSTLKKKSSSPLTASADFDHVLPISSQKASSSSSSSSSSSSQWSSSLAVSLVRPLSREVSQGSSKTAEGEAGTNAQAAPIRPGRSSPSHSRPAGGLPLQAQVARSELNVRLPRGFERRPLKHPSCPDGTERDSGPPKPPRTGTVPALVPKPPTYPLVKLVGKFYTLKCRFCEVEFHGPLSVQEDWIRHLQQHILKMNYNKPAAAKAASAGPPAPADDPSPVPATAPASTSTSSTTSTTPALTSTPTRAPNSRSPTPLAECPPPVTATEIVKVSEEQPTTPSPASIPLPTQTV; this is encoded by the exons ATGGAGCCAGAAGGGCGACCCCTAACCCCAGGGACCAGCTATGGGCCCCCACCCTTCAACTCAGCACAAAACCCTGTCACCCCCACCTTCCTCAGCTGCACCTTACAG TCCTCATGTTCTCCAAATGTGAGAGACGGCCCGATGTCCGCCAAATGCTTGTGGGGCCACGCTGGAGGTGAGGGCCCCGAGCGGACTGAGGGCGCTCATCCCAGTGCAGACCCAGGGAGGAGCGCACAGAGGAGATTCAGGTCCTCagcctttccttcctccctaAGCTGGGACTCTGACTCCGAGAAAGAAACACTAGATG aggaggagCTACAGCACTTTTCTAACCCTCATGGTCTGGCTGCTCACAGCCCAGGATCTCCTTCTTCTGGActcag ACTCGATAGTGAAGATGACCAAGAACCTGAAAAACTGCAGCACCTGCATAGCAAGACTGACGTGCCTACCCCCGTGGAGGGGCACAGCGACAACAATGagagcacaaagacaggagagcCAAATACATCTCAGCGTGGCCCTACAGAAT TGGCAGACAGCAAAGTCTGGAATGTATCTGAGGGAGCTGAGCTGTTTCTGTCCAAAGTAAAACCAAAGGAAGGATGCcaaatggaggaggaggcggacagtagtgagggagagaaaaggccCAAGGGAAAAGAAACCAAGCAGCCTGAGAGAGATGTGTACAGCTTCCCTGGAGACTCGGACCCTGAGAGTCCCCCTCCTGCCCCCTGGGCTCATTGCACATTCATTCAGCGGTGCAGAAAGAAGAGGGTGCTGCTCAGGCCCTTCTCCGGACTTGGCACCTTGAAGCGCATATTGCCTGAAACTGGCAAGCGGGCCAGAGCGAGTCCTCAGAAATCAAAATCTGCTGAGCCGGGACCGCTGAGTCGAGGTGGAGGGGTTTATGATTTTGAGGAAGTCAACTTTGGAGTGGAAGAACCGATAAAGTTCAGAGAcaaagaagggaaaagaggcaaagaagaagaagaagaagaagaagaagaagaaagcgtGCCAGGTAAAGAAATCTTCACCTGTGTGGAATGTAGCATTTACTTCAAGAAGCAGGTCCACCTGCAGGAGCACATAGCCGAGCACTGTCAGAGCGGTGCAGGGGGCGGCAGGCGTTTAGGTAAGGGCGGCCGCTTTCGGTGTGTTGAGTGTGGATGGAACCTGCCAAATCGGCTCGCACTGGCAGACCACCACAGAAGGCACCAGGAGTCCCGTCTGAAGATCTTGGAGGAGATTgagaaactgaatgaaaacGGGAGAGAGATTCAGAATCTCGACAGTAAGGTGGTGAAGCATACGAGCCCAGACCCAGCTATTATGCAAGATGCAAGCTCAGTCTCGATTCCGGGCAAAATGTCAGACCCAGAAATAGTCACATCTCCACCTCTTTCCCCAGCCCCAGTTTCAACACCAGACGCAGACCCAGCAGTTCTTGACTCAGAAGCAACTCCTCCGAATTCAGTTCGGACTCCAGCTCAGCCCCGAGCTGTTTCTGCCTACCGCCGCCGCTTTGTCTGCACCAAGTGTAACTTCAGCACAAGAACCTCCCAGGCACTGGCTAATCACACCAAGAcccacaacagaaaaaaacccacactcCAGGCTGACTCCCCATCCCCTGGTTCAGCATCACGTTTGGCCTCCACCTCCCTGGCCTGTGGTCATTGTGCCTTCCTGACCTCAAGTCAAACCGTTATGAGGGAACACCAGAAACTTGTTCACCCAGAACAGGTCTCCATCAGTGGGGCGCAGGCTGATGTGGGTGCTCGAATTTCAAAATCCACCCTGGATCCTGACCATCTCTCTGGATCTGGATCCCTGCCCGATGCAGCTCAAAGCAAAAGCCAGCAAGGAGCCACTGCCTCTGAGGACAGCACAACACCAGACAGCGCCGCGGCTCGGCCCACAATGCAGGCGGTCTTCAAGTGTGTCGGGAACAGGAGGTTCAGCAGAAGAGGTAAGACCTGGACCGATCTGGCCAAGTTTCTACCGAGGCTGGATGATGACAAGCTGccaggcagtgaagaagaagagcggGACGAAGATCAGAGCACAGAGCTTGACGCTGAGCGTTCCCAGCAAGGGGCCAGCTCACCCGTGGGAGTGAAACCGCACACCAGAGCACGATCAAACACAG atgACTGTTCAGCACAGCAGAGTGCGACATTACTGCTCCCTCCTAAGAAAAGTGTGAAGGACGAAGACGAGCTGGAAGTGGAGAAAGATGgaaaggttttctttttgagGAGGAGCAACCGGGTTACCGCTCCTCCTGCAGAAACTGACAgtgacgacgacgacgacgacatTGACGAGGAGCGCGTGCGGCGCTTCCTGTCAGAGGGCATCTTGGGCGAGGACGACGACGAGATTGATGAGGACGCAGAGGCGCTCAAGAGTGTGGAAAGGAGATGCCCCTACTGCCCCGATCGATTTCACAATGGCATCGGACTTGCCAATCACGTGAGAGGCCACCTGAACCGAGTGGGCGTCAGCTACAACGTGCGTCACTTCATATCCCCCGAGGAAGTCAATGCGATTGAGAAGAAGTTCTCctatcagaagaagaagaaaaaag TTGCCAACTTTGACCCGGACACATTCAGCGTGATGCACTGCGAGTTCTGTAGCGCTGGCTTCGACACCCGGGCCGGCCTGTCCAGCCATGCCCGGGCCCACCTCCGCGACTTTGGCATCACCAACTGGGACGTCACCATCTCGCCCATCCACATCCTGAGGGAGCTGTTCTCCAGCAGGCCCGACCTCGTAATCCCCACGGCTCCCCCCCGGAGCCTGGGATCTCCGCGGGAGGAGGgcgatgaagaggaagaagaggagagggaaatagaggaggaaggggagggaatCGTTGAGGTAAAGCTAGAGGGGGAGACAAGTGAGAGGACCCCGAGTGCTGCCGTTTCTGATTCACCGCCTTCAGCGTCTCCTCAACAGTGCAAGGAGGAGGATGGTGCAGAAGAGTGTGGAG gtgaggaggaggaagcagccgaggaagaggatgaggaggacctGCAGCAGCTTCCAGCTCCGGATGGTCTGAGCTCAAGCCCCGGGAAAACAGGGCCGTGCGGCGCGGACACAGGCGGCCTCTCTCCTGGGGAGGATGCAGACTCCaagg TCCACAACTTGAAGTGTGAGGTGTGCGGAGCTCAGTTTGAGACCAGGCGGGGACTGTCCAGCCACGCCCGCTCTCACTTGCGCCAGCTGGGCATCGGCGTTTCAGAGAGCAGCGGGGCACCCATCGACCTCCTCTACCAAATTGCCAAGGAGCGCAGCACAGACAGCCAAATAAGCTCACCTCCTCTGGAGCCCCTCTCAGCCAAGAACTCCTCCCCGTCTGTTCCTCAGAAAGATGAGGATTTAGAAGACATGGACTTAGACGAGAAACCcattcctctctccatcctggCCAAAGCAGCGAAAGCAGCgccaccctcttcctcctccacgcCCACACCTTCTCCGGGTGCCTCTCCAGCTCCGCCTCATTCTGGCTCCCCTTCCTCAGTAGTGAGGAAAGCCcccatttcctctctgctgccagtgTCTTCCCCCTTGCGCTCCCCGGAGCACAAGGCCGGGGGAATGAAGAGCTTGACCTCTAACCTCTCTGCCCCGGCCACCCTCACGGCAACCAAACCCCTCTGGGCACCGCAGGAGAATGACGCTCCTCTCAACCTCA CACTGGAGGTGGACCCCAACAAAGACATCGTTTGTCAGCTGTGTGGCGCCTGGTTCGAGACTCGGAAAGGCTTATCCAGCCATGCCCGAGCCCACCTGCGGCACTTTGGGGTGGAGTACTCTGAATCCAAGGGCTCTCCCATCGACCTCCTGAACCAGCTCATTGATACCGACGACTTCAAGCACAAAGCCAGTGCATTGCAGCTCGACAGCCACGCAAGACCTCGGACAGACCGACACTTTTCCTCCCCAAAGCAGTCCCTGCTGAgtatctcctcctcttcctcctcatccctcctctaCAAGGTGACTACAGCTGGGGGTGGGTCGACATCCAAAGCtacctcttcctctgcctcatcTTTACTTGGCCCACCCGCCAAGCGTCTCAAGTCTTCTTCCATGCGGGTCTTCCGCCTGAGTAGCGGGGAGCTCATGGCCCTTCCAcaca GTGAACCTCCAAAGGAAATAGGCTGCGAGTTCTGCGGGGAATATTTTGAGAACCGTAAAGGCCTCTCCAGCCACGCCCGCTCCCACCTGCGCCAGATGGGCATTACTGAGTGGTCTGTCAACGGCTCGCCAATCGACACCCTGAGGGAGATCATCACGAGGCGGGGCCTGCCTTGCGCTCTTCCTCTAAAACCTCTCAAAACTCCACCTCCGTCCTCTCCGGGCCCCCCTCGATCGCCCGTGtcaacctcctcctctccttcagctACCCTCCTCAGTCGCCTACCCTTCGCCTTTGCCCGCCCCTCCAGCCCCCCTCAGCCCGCGATGTCTAAATCGAGCTCCGCTCCGCCAACGTCTTCTAGCGGGCTGATCCTCAAGCTGAAGCCCGAGCCGGTGCAGCTGGAGGTCACCACCCCCGCAGCTGTGGGCAGATCTGCCGGCTTCTCTGGTGAACCTCTCAACTGGGGCAGCTCTGACAACGTGTTCCCCCTCAACTTGG CCATGGCCCATGAAGTGGAGCCTACAAGAGATATTCGCTGCGAGTTCTGCGGCGAATATTTTGAGAACCGTAAAGGCCTCTCCAGCCACGCCCGCTCCCACCTGCGCCAGATGGGCATTACTGAGTGGTCTGTCAACGGCTCGCCAATCGACACCCTGAGGGAGGTTATGCACAAGCGAGGGGTAGGGGCCCCCTCTCACTCAGACCAGGGAGTGAAGAAGGAGTCGAGCCAAGGAGCCAACAGCCCCCCATGGGAGAACGCAGGGGGCACCGGCAGTTCAGATGGTTTGGGTGTTTCCGGCTACCACTCCTCCAAATTCCGTAAATCTCCCCTCAGTTTGCTGCAGTCGGGGTCGAGGCTCCACAAGCAGGGCCTGGGGTGTGCGGGCACATCTGCTACCCCACCTGCAGGGAAGTTTTTCAGGATGTCCCCACTGGGGAAAAGGCCTCTGTCTGAGGAGGCCCACTCAGTGGAGACTGCCCACTCACCGCCACATCAGCTGAAGACTTTCTCACCTCTGCCACATGATTTCTCCTTCAAAAGAAAACCCTCGCCAGACAAGCACGGACACCAGG ATCCCAGTTGTGAGCTGTGTGGCTTCTACTTTGAGAACCGCAAGGCCCTGGCCAGCCACGCGCGAGCCCACCTGAGGCAGTTTGGTGTGACTGAGTGGTGTGTAAATGGATCCCCCATCGAGACGCTTAGCGCCTGGATGCGCAGCAGGCCGCAGAAGGTGTTGGAGATGCATCGGAGCTACATGCAGGGCAGCCGCTCCACCCTCAAGAAG AAGAGCAGCTCACCTCTCACTGCGTCAGCGGATTTTGATCATGTCCTCCCCATCTCATCGCAGAaggcctcctcttcctcctcctcctcctcctcctcctcctcccagtggTCTTCTTCTTTGGCCGTGAGCCTGGTGCGGCCGCTGAGCCGCGAGGTCAGCCAGGGCTCCTCCAAGACCGCCGAGGGTGAAGCTGGTACCAATGCGCAGGCCGCTCCCATCCGGCCCGGCCGCAGCAGCCCCAGCCACTCGCGGCCTGCCGGCGGCCTCCCGCTTCAAGCGCAGGTGGCGCGCAGTGAGCTTAACGTCCGCCTGCCCAGAG GTTTTGAGCGTCGGCCCTTGAAGCACCCGTCTTGCCCAGACGGAACGGAGAGGGACAGCGGCCCTCCTAAGCCTCCCCGCACGGGCACCGTCCCCGCCCTGGTGCCCAAGCCACCCACCTACCCACTGGTCAAACTGGTGGGCAAGTTCTACACCCTGAAGTGCCG GTTCTGCGAGGTGGAGTTTCATGGTCCGCTGTCGGTGCAGGAGGACTGGATCAGACACCTCCAGCAGCACATCCTCAAGATGAACTACAACAAGCCTGCTGCAGCCAAAGCAGCCTCCGCTGGACCCCCTGCCCCAGCTGATGACCCATCCCCGGTCCCGGCCACTGCCCCAGCCTCCACCTCTACCTCCAGCACCACCTCTACCACACCTGCCCTCACTTCCACCCCGACCCGCGCTCCCAACAGCCGCTCCCCTACGCCTCTGGCCGAGTGCCCTCCGCCTGTCACTGCCACAGAGATAGTAAAGGTCTCAGAGGAGCAGCCCACCACCCCATCTCCAGCTTCTATCCCCCTGCCCACCCAGACAGTGTAA